One window of Cervus elaphus chromosome 2, mCerEla1.1, whole genome shotgun sequence genomic DNA carries:
- the TMEM86A gene encoding lysoplasmalogenase-like protein TMEM86A, with amino-acid sequence MVSPVTVVKSEGPKLVPFFKATCVYFVLWLPLSSPSWVSALIKCLPIFCLCLFLLAHGLGFLLTHPSATRIFVGLVFSAIGDAFLIWQDQGYFLHGLLMFAVTHMLYASAFGMRPLALRTGLLMAVLAVLCYAVFYPNLTGAFTYLVGVYVALVGFMGWRAMAGLHLVGAAWRWTELAAGGGALLFMVSDLTIGLDKFCFPVPYSRAFIMSTYYAAQMLIALSAVESREPVEDHRLSKAK; translated from the exons atggtGTCCCCGGTCACTGTG GTGAAGAGTGAGGGACCCAAGCTGGTGCCCTTCTTCAAGGCTACCTGTGTGTATTTCGTGCTCTGGCTGCCCTTGTCCAGCCCGTCGTGGGTCAGCGCCCTCATCAAGTGCCTGCCaatcttctgcctctgtctcttcctcctgGCCCATGGCCTGGGATTCCTGCTGACCCACCCCAGTGCCACCCGCATCTTCGTGGGGCTTGTCTTCTCCGCCATAGGCGATGCCTTCCTCATCTGGCAGGATCAGGGTTACTTTCTCCACG GTCTGCTGATGTTTGCCGTGACCCACATGCTCTACGCCTCAGCCTTTGGCATGCGGCCATTGGCTCTTCGGACGGGTCTGCTGATGGCAGTACTGGCGGTCCTGTGCTATGCCGTCTTCTACCCAAACCTCACGGGTGCCTTCACCTACCTGGTGGGGGTCTATGTGGCCCTTGTCGGCTTCATGGGCTGGCGAGCAATGGCGGGGCTACATCTGGTCGGGGCAGCATGGCGCTGGACTGAGCTAGCAGCAGGCGGTGGTGCACTGCTATTTATGGTCTCAGACCTGACCATCGGCCTTGACAAGTTCTGCTTCCCTGTGCCCTACTCGCGGGCATTCATCATGTCCACCTACTACGCCGCCCAGATGCTCATCGCCCTGTCAGCTGTCGAGAGCCGGGAGCCAGTGGAGGACCACCGACTGAGCAAAGCCAAATGA